In a single window of the Salmo trutta chromosome 23, fSalTru1.1, whole genome shotgun sequence genome:
- the ppp2cb gene encoding serine/threonine-protein phosphatase 2A catalytic subunit beta isoform, translating into MDDKVFTKELDQWVEQLNECKQLSENQVRTLCEKAKEILTKESNVQEVRCPVTVCGDVHGQFHDLMELFRIGGKSPDTNYLFMGDYVDRGYYSVETVSLLVALKVRYPKRITILRGNHESRQITQVYGFYDECLRKYGNANVWKYFTDLFDYLPLTALVDEQIFCLHGGLSPSIDTLDHIRALDRLQEVPHEGPMCDLLWSDPDDRGGWGISPRGAGYTFGQDISETFNHANGLTLVSRAHQLVMEGYNWCHDRNVVTIFSAPNYCYRCGNQAAIMELDDTLKYSFLQFDPAPRRGEPHVTRRTPDYFL; encoded by the exons ATGGACGATAAAGTATTTACAAAGGAATTGGATCAGTGGGTCGAGCAACTGAATGAATGCAAGCAATTGTCGGAGAATCAAGTGCGAACGCTATGCGAAAAG GCTAAAGAGATCCTTACCAAGGAGTCCaatgtgcaggaggtgcgctgtCCCGTCACGGTGTGCGGAGATGTGCATGGCCAGTTCCACGACCTCATGGAGCTGTTCAGAATTGGGGGCAAGTCACCCGACACCAACTACCTGTTCATGGGGGACTATGTAGACAGAGGCTACTACTCAGTGGAAACAGTCTCACTGCTGGTCGCACTTAAG GTCCGTTACCCAAAACGCATCACGATACTGCGGGGGAACCATGAGAGCAGGCAGATTACACAGGTGTATGGCTTCTACGACGAGTGCTTGAGGAAGTACGGCAACGCCAACGTGTGGAAATACTTCACAGACCTCTTCGATTATCTTCCCCTGACGGCCCTGGTCGACGAACAG ATCTTCTGTCTGCACGGTGGCCTCTCCCCCTCCATAGACACACTGGATCACATCCGGGCCCTGGATCGCCTGCAGGAGGTTCCACACGAG GGGCCCATGTGTGACCTGCTGTGGTCAGACCCAGATGACCGTGGGGGCTGGGGCATCTCCCCCCGAGGTGCCGGCTACACCTTTGGGCAGGACATCTCGGAAACCTTCAATCATGCCAACGGTCTTACCCTTGTGTCCCGTGCCCACCAACTTGTCATGGAG GGCTACAACTGGTGTCATGACCGAAATGTTGTCACCATCTTCAGTGCGCCAAACTACTGCTATCGCTGTGGCAACCAAGCTGCCATCATGGAACTGGACGACACTCTGAAATATTCTTT CCTTCAGTTCGACCCTGCACCTCGACGCGGAGAGCCCCATGTCACCCGCCGTACCCCCGACTACTTCTTATAA